The proteins below are encoded in one region of Methanospirillum lacunae:
- a CDS encoding cyclase family protein, whose protein sequence is MSSGSLYALLIVFCAVMFICFPASVASDPSQNLTGIWETFQNCTFVDLTHTFEPGIPHWKGAPDETVETLYSYKPGNGTLGSGFYMQDYSHVGQWGTHVDPPAHFIEGLRTLDQISPREMILPLVVIDIHQKVMENPDYVVSMDDIRTWEKEYGPIPQGSFVALRTDWSKKWPDQDAMQNLDAEGIAHYPGWSQDVLTYLYENCNITASGHETTDTDPGLVVSSDKYPLETYILSQNKYQVELLTNLDQVPESGALVVVTFPKPRDGSGFPARVFAICPE, encoded by the coding sequence ATGTCATCAGGTTCGCTCTATGCTTTACTCATTGTATTCTGTGCTGTGATGTTCATCTGTTTTCCGGCATCAGTCGCTTCAGATCCTTCTCAAAACCTTACCGGGATATGGGAAACTTTTCAGAATTGCACCTTTGTTGATCTCACTCACACCTTTGAGCCAGGCATTCCTCACTGGAAAGGAGCCCCTGATGAAACAGTGGAAACCCTGTATTCATATAAACCGGGAAATGGAACTCTTGGTTCAGGTTTTTATATGCAGGATTACTCCCACGTGGGGCAATGGGGAACCCATGTGGACCCGCCCGCCCATTTTATTGAAGGTCTCAGGACCCTTGATCAGATAAGTCCGAGAGAGATGATCCTTCCCCTTGTTGTGATTGATATTCACCAGAAGGTGATGGAAAACCCGGATTATGTCGTTTCAATGGATGATATCAGAACATGGGAGAAGGAGTACGGGCCTATCCCGCAAGGCTCATTTGTGGCACTCAGAACTGACTGGTCAAAGAAATGGCCTGATCAGGATGCCATGCAGAACCTTGATGCAGAAGGAATTGCCCATTATCCCGGCTGGAGTCAGGACGTTCTGACATACCTCTATGAAAATTGCAATATTACAGCATCCGGACATGAAACAACTGATACAGATCCGGGTCTTGTGGTAAGCAGTGACAAGTATCCCCTGGAGACATACATCCTCTCCCAGAATAAGTATCAGGTTGAACTGCTCACAAATCTCGACCAGGTTCCAGAGTCCGGGGCATTGGTTGTTGTTACATTTCCAAAACCGCGTGACGGGTCCGGATTTCCTGCACGAGTGTTTGCAATCTGCCCTGAGTGA
- a CDS encoding YciI family protein produces MYLLLLHYKTDLQTVDSHVPEHTKYLQKNYESGNFLLSGRRIPRTGGIIIARAENEEAVRAIIKEDPFYIHGVAEYEIIPFIASMTAPQISVYREEIPLSGNQ; encoded by the coding sequence ATGTATCTCCTTCTTCTTCACTACAAAACCGATCTCCAGACCGTTGATTCCCATGTCCCGGAACACACAAAGTACCTCCAGAAAAACTATGAGTCTGGGAATTTTCTCCTCTCCGGCAGACGGATTCCCCGGACTGGCGGGATTATCATTGCAAGAGCTGAAAACGAAGAAGCGGTGAGGGCCATCATCAAAGAGGATCCCTTTTACATTCATGGTGTTGCCGAATACGAGATTATTCCGTTCATCGCCTCCATGACCGCCCCACAGATTTCTGTATACCGGGAAGAGATACCCCTGTCCGGGAATCAATAA